The Theropithecus gelada isolate Dixy chromosome X, Tgel_1.0, whole genome shotgun sequence genome includes a window with the following:
- the UBQLN2 gene encoding ubiquilin-2 isoform X3: MAENGESSGPPRPSRGPAAAQGSAAAQAEPKIIKVTVKTPKEKEEFAVPENSSVQQFKEAISKRFKSQTDQLVLIFAGKILKDQDTLIQHGIHDGLTVHLVIKSQNRPQGQSTQPSNAAGTNATSASTPRSNSTPISTNSNPFGLGSLGGLAGLSSLGLSSTNFSELQSQMQQQLMASPEMMIQIMENPFVQSMLSNPDLMRQLIMANPQMQQLIQRNPEISHLLNNPDIMRQTLEIARNPAMMQEMMRNQDLALSNLESIPGGYNALRRMYTDIQEPMLNAAQEQFGGNPFASVGSSSSSGEGTQPSRTENRDPLPNPWAPPPATQSSATTSTTTSTGSGSGNSSSNATGNTVAAANYVASIFSTPGMQSLLQQITENPQLIQNMLSAPYMRSMMQSLSQNPDLAAQMMLNSPLFTANPQLQEQMRPQLPAFLQQMQNPDTLSAMSNPRAMQALAGANAPQLPNPEVRFQQQLEQLNAMGFLNREANLQALIATGGDINAAIERLLGSQPS, encoded by the exons ATGGCTGAGAATGGCGAGAGCAGCGGCCCCCCGCGCCCCTCCCGCGGCCCTGCTGCGGCCCAAGGCTcggctgctgcccaggctgagcCTAAAATCATCAAAGTCACTGTGAAGACTCCCAAAGAGAAAGAGGAGTTCGCGGTGCCCGAGAACAGCTCGGTTCAGCAGTTTAAGGAAGCGATTTCGAAACGCTTCAAATCCCAAACCGATCAGCTCGTGCTGATTTTTGCcggaaaaatcttaaaagatcaAGATACCTTGATCCAGCATGGCATCCATGATGGGCTGACTGTTCACCTTGTCATCAAAAGCCAGAACCGACCTCAGGGCCAGTCCACGCAGCCTAGCAATGCCGCGGGAACTAACGCTACCTCGGCGTCGACTCCCAGGAGTAACTCCACACCTATTTCCACAAATAGCAACCCGTTTGGGTTGGGGAGCCTGGGAGGACTTGCAGGCCTTAGCAGCCTGGGCTTGAGCTCTACCAACTTCTCTGAGCTCCAGAGCCAGATGCAGCAGCAGCTCATGGCCAGCCCTGAGATGATGATCCAGATCATGGAAAATCCCTTTGTTCAGAGCATGCTTTCGAATCCCGATCTGATGAGGCAGCTCATTATGGCTAATCCACAGATGCAGCAATTGATTCAGAGAAACCCAGAAATCAGTCACCTGCTCAACAACCCAGATATAATGAGGCAGACACTCGAAATTGCCAGGAATCCAGCCATGATGCAAGAGATGATGAGAAATCAAGACCTGGCTCTTAGCAATCTAGAAAGCATCCCAGGTGGCTATAATGCTTTACGGCGCATGTACACTGACATTCAAGAGCCGATGCTGAATGCCGCACAAGAGCAGTTTGGGGGTAATCCATTTGCCTCCGTGGGGAGTAGTTCCTCCTCTGGGGAAGGTACGCAGCCTTCCCGCACAGAAAATCGCGATCCACTACCCAATCCATGGGCACCACCGCCAGCTACCCAGAGTTCTGCAACTACCAGCACGACCACGAGCACTGGTAGTGGTTCTGGCAATAGTTCCAGCAATGCTACTGGGAACACCGTTGCTGCCGCTAATTATGTCGCCAGCATCTTTAGTACCCCAGGCATGCAGAGCCTGCTGCAACAGATAACTGAAAACCCCCAGCTGATTCAGAATATGCTGTCGGCGCCCTACATGAGAAGCATGATGCAGTCGCTGAGCCAGAATCCAGATTTGGCTGCACAGATGATGCTGAATAGCCCGCTGTTTACTGCAAATCCTCAGCTGCAGGAGCAGATGCGGCCACAGCTCCCAGCCTTCCTGCAGCAGATGCAGAATCCAGACACACTGTCAGCCATGTCAAACCCAAGAGCAATGCAG GCTCTGGCTGGAGCAAATGCTCCACAGCTGCCGAATCCAGAAGTCAGATTTCAGCAACAACTGGAACAGCTCAACGCAATGGGGTTCTTAAACCGTGAAGCAAACTTGCAGGCCCTAATAGCAACAGGAGGCGACATCAATGCAGCCATTGAAAGGCTGCTGGGCTCCCAGCCATCGTAA
- the UBQLN2 gene encoding ubiquilin-2 isoform X2, whose product MAENGESSGPPRPSRGPAAAQGSAAAQAEPKIIKVTVKTPKEKEEFAVPENSSVQQFKEAISKRFKSQTDQLVLIFAGKILKDQDTLIQHGIHDGLTVHLVIKSQNRPQGQSTQPSNAAGTNATSASTPRSNSTPISTNSNPFGLGSLGGLAGLSSLGLSSTNFSELQSQMQQQLMASPEMMIQIMENPFVQSMLSNPDLMRQLIMANPQMQQLIQRNPEISHLLNNPDIMRQTLEIARNPAMMQEMMRNQDLALSNLESIPGGYNALRRMYTDIQEPMLNAAQEQFGGNPFASVGSSSSSGEGTQPSRTENRDPLPNPWAPPPATQSSATTSTTTSTGSGSGNSSSNATGNTVAAANYVASIFSTPGMQSLLQQITENPQLIQNMLSAPYMRSMMQSLSQNPDLAAQMQNPDTLSAMSNPRAMQALMQIQQGLQTLATEAPGLIPSFTPGPIGPIGPTGPAGPPGSTGSGGPTGPTVSSAAPSETTSPTSESGPNQQFIQQMVQALAGANAPQLPNPEVRFQQQLEQLNAMGFLNREANLQALIATGGDINAAIERLLGSQPS is encoded by the exons ATGGCTGAGAATGGCGAGAGCAGCGGCCCCCCGCGCCCCTCCCGCGGCCCTGCTGCGGCCCAAGGCTcggctgctgcccaggctgagcCTAAAATCATCAAAGTCACTGTGAAGACTCCCAAAGAGAAAGAGGAGTTCGCGGTGCCCGAGAACAGCTCGGTTCAGCAGTTTAAGGAAGCGATTTCGAAACGCTTCAAATCCCAAACCGATCAGCTCGTGCTGATTTTTGCcggaaaaatcttaaaagatcaAGATACCTTGATCCAGCATGGCATCCATGATGGGCTGACTGTTCACCTTGTCATCAAAAGCCAGAACCGACCTCAGGGCCAGTCCACGCAGCCTAGCAATGCCGCGGGAACTAACGCTACCTCGGCGTCGACTCCCAGGAGTAACTCCACACCTATTTCCACAAATAGCAACCCGTTTGGGTTGGGGAGCCTGGGAGGACTTGCAGGCCTTAGCAGCCTGGGCTTGAGCTCTACCAACTTCTCTGAGCTCCAGAGCCAGATGCAGCAGCAGCTCATGGCCAGCCCTGAGATGATGATCCAGATCATGGAAAATCCCTTTGTTCAGAGCATGCTTTCGAATCCCGATCTGATGAGGCAGCTCATTATGGCTAATCCACAGATGCAGCAATTGATTCAGAGAAACCCAGAAATCAGTCACCTGCTCAACAACCCAGATATAATGAGGCAGACACTCGAAATTGCCAGGAATCCAGCCATGATGCAAGAGATGATGAGAAATCAAGACCTGGCTCTTAGCAATCTAGAAAGCATCCCAGGTGGCTATAATGCTTTACGGCGCATGTACACTGACATTCAAGAGCCGATGCTGAATGCCGCACAAGAGCAGTTTGGGGGTAATCCATTTGCCTCCGTGGGGAGTAGTTCCTCCTCTGGGGAAGGTACGCAGCCTTCCCGCACAGAAAATCGCGATCCACTACCCAATCCATGGGCACCACCGCCAGCTACCCAGAGTTCTGCAACTACCAGCACGACCACGAGCACTGGTAGTGGTTCTGGCAATAGTTCCAGCAATGCTACTGGGAACACCGTTGCTGCCGCTAATTATGTCGCCAGCATCTTTAGTACCCCAGGCATGCAGAGCCTGCTGCAACAGATAACTGAAAACCCCCAGCTGATTCAGAATATGCTGTCGGCGCCCTACATGAGAAGCATGATGCAGTCGCTGAGCCAGAATCCAGATTTGGCTGC GCAGATGCAGAATCCAGACACACTGTCAGCCATGTCAAACCCAAGAGCAATGCAGGCTTTAATGCAGATCCAGCAGGGGCTACAGACATTAGCCACTGAAGCACCTGGCCTGATTCCAAGCTTCACtccag GCCCCATTGGGCCCATAGGACCCACTGGCCCTGCAGGCCCCCCTGGCTCCACCGGCTCTGGTGGCCCCACTGGGCCTACTGTGTCCAGCGCTGCACCCAGTGAAACCACGAGTCCTACATCAGAATCTGGACCCAACCAGCAGTTCATTCAGCAAATGGTGCAGGCTCTGGCTGGAGCAAATGCTCCACAGCTGCCGAATCCAGAAGTCAGATTTCAGCAACAACTGGAACAGCTCAACGCAATGGGGTTCTTAAACCGTGAAGCAAACTTGCAGGCCCTAATAGCAACAGGAGGCGACATCAATGCAGCCATTGAAAGGCTGCTGGGCTCCCAGCCATCGTAA
- the UBQLN2 gene encoding ubiquilin-2 isoform X1, with translation MAENGESSGPPRPSRGPAAAQGSAAAQAEPKIIKVTVKTPKEKEEFAVPENSSVQQFKEAISKRFKSQTDQLVLIFAGKILKDQDTLIQHGIHDGLTVHLVIKSQNRPQGQSTQPSNAAGTNATSASTPRSNSTPISTNSNPFGLGSLGGLAGLSSLGLSSTNFSELQSQMQQQLMASPEMMIQIMENPFVQSMLSNPDLMRQLIMANPQMQQLIQRNPEISHLLNNPDIMRQTLEIARNPAMMQEMMRNQDLALSNLESIPGGYNALRRMYTDIQEPMLNAAQEQFGGNPFASVGSSSSSGEGTQPSRTENRDPLPNPWAPPPATQSSATTSTTTSTGSGSGNSSSNATGNTVAAANYVASIFSTPGMQSLLQQITENPQLIQNMLSAPYMRSMMQSLSQNPDLAAQMMLNSPLFTANPQLQEQMRPQLPAFLQQMQNPDTLSAMSNPRAMQALMQIQQGLQTLATEAPGLIPSFTPGPIGPIGPTGPAGPPGSTGSGGPTGPTVSSAAPSETTSPTSESGPNQQFIQQMVQALAGANAPQLPNPEVRFQQQLEQLNAMGFLNREANLQALIATGGDINAAIERLLGSQPS, from the exons ATGGCTGAGAATGGCGAGAGCAGCGGCCCCCCGCGCCCCTCCCGCGGCCCTGCTGCGGCCCAAGGCTcggctgctgcccaggctgagcCTAAAATCATCAAAGTCACTGTGAAGACTCCCAAAGAGAAAGAGGAGTTCGCGGTGCCCGAGAACAGCTCGGTTCAGCAGTTTAAGGAAGCGATTTCGAAACGCTTCAAATCCCAAACCGATCAGCTCGTGCTGATTTTTGCcggaaaaatcttaaaagatcaAGATACCTTGATCCAGCATGGCATCCATGATGGGCTGACTGTTCACCTTGTCATCAAAAGCCAGAACCGACCTCAGGGCCAGTCCACGCAGCCTAGCAATGCCGCGGGAACTAACGCTACCTCGGCGTCGACTCCCAGGAGTAACTCCACACCTATTTCCACAAATAGCAACCCGTTTGGGTTGGGGAGCCTGGGAGGACTTGCAGGCCTTAGCAGCCTGGGCTTGAGCTCTACCAACTTCTCTGAGCTCCAGAGCCAGATGCAGCAGCAGCTCATGGCCAGCCCTGAGATGATGATCCAGATCATGGAAAATCCCTTTGTTCAGAGCATGCTTTCGAATCCCGATCTGATGAGGCAGCTCATTATGGCTAATCCACAGATGCAGCAATTGATTCAGAGAAACCCAGAAATCAGTCACCTGCTCAACAACCCAGATATAATGAGGCAGACACTCGAAATTGCCAGGAATCCAGCCATGATGCAAGAGATGATGAGAAATCAAGACCTGGCTCTTAGCAATCTAGAAAGCATCCCAGGTGGCTATAATGCTTTACGGCGCATGTACACTGACATTCAAGAGCCGATGCTGAATGCCGCACAAGAGCAGTTTGGGGGTAATCCATTTGCCTCCGTGGGGAGTAGTTCCTCCTCTGGGGAAGGTACGCAGCCTTCCCGCACAGAAAATCGCGATCCACTACCCAATCCATGGGCACCACCGCCAGCTACCCAGAGTTCTGCAACTACCAGCACGACCACGAGCACTGGTAGTGGTTCTGGCAATAGTTCCAGCAATGCTACTGGGAACACCGTTGCTGCCGCTAATTATGTCGCCAGCATCTTTAGTACCCCAGGCATGCAGAGCCTGCTGCAACAGATAACTGAAAACCCCCAGCTGATTCAGAATATGCTGTCGGCGCCCTACATGAGAAGCATGATGCAGTCGCTGAGCCAGAATCCAGATTTGGCTGCACAGATGATGCTGAATAGCCCGCTGTTTACTGCAAATCCTCAGCTGCAGGAGCAGATGCGGCCACAGCTCCCAGCCTTCCTGCAGCAGATGCAGAATCCAGACACACTGTCAGCCATGTCAAACCCAAGAGCAATGCAGGCTTTAATGCAGATCCAGCAGGGGCTACAGACATTAGCCACTGAAGCACCTGGCCTGATTCCAAGCTTCACtccag GCCCCATTGGGCCCATAGGACCCACTGGCCCTGCAGGCCCCCCTGGCTCCACCGGCTCTGGTGGCCCCACTGGGCCTACTGTGTCCAGCGCTGCACCCAGTGAAACCACGAGTCCTACATCAGAATCTGGACCCAACCAGCAGTTCATTCAGCAAATGGTGCAGGCTCTGGCTGGAGCAAATGCTCCACAGCTGCCGAATCCAGAAGTCAGATTTCAGCAACAACTGGAACAGCTCAACGCAATGGGGTTCTTAAACCGTGAAGCAAACTTGCAGGCCCTAATAGCAACAGGAGGCGACATCAATGCAGCCATTGAAAGGCTGCTGGGCTCCCAGCCATCGTAA